The Treponema succinifaciens DSM 2489 region AAAGATAAAGCCTTTCTTTTTGGCGAAAGAAAGGCTTTTGAAACGGATTATCAGATACTTTTGGGAAACGGCAATCTGATATTTATTAACAAAGGGAACAAATGTTCTCGCTTTTTGTATAATATTAAGCATTTATAAGTTATTTGTCAATATGATACAGAAAGCCTCTTAAAAGGATAAATTTAATGAGGTGTAAAAAAAATTACATTGATTTTTATGATGAACATTTTTTTGATTTAATATGGAAAGATTTTGAATTTTAGCATATAATAAAAAAACAAGAAATATAGTTTTGTCGTTTGTAATATTTCTTGTTTTTTTTAATAACTAAGAGTGTGTTAGGGGATAATTCCGTATATTTTTATTGGAATTTTATTCTCTTTATTTTCAGTCTTCGCAAATGATGCTTATACAAAAGTATCTGGAGGTTCAATTCTTCCTATTTCCAAAACAAAAAATGAAAATATAAAAATGGAAAAAGAAGAAATAAATTTTACTTTATATAAAGATCATTATGACATTAATGTAAAATTTTATTTTATGAATTATGGACCAACAGAAACAATAGAAGTTGGATTTCCTCAATGGAAACATCGTCAACCAACCGAAGATGATTTCTTTTATTTCAAAAACAAAGTAAATAATGTAACTACAAATTTTACTGTAAAAGAATTGGAAAAACCTGAACCATTAAATAAAAGTATGGTAATAACAAAATGGTATATTCGTTCAGTTACTTTTGAATCCAATGAAATAACTACAACAGAAGTAGAATACTCCGCCCCTTATGGCGTTTATGGGAGTTCAAAATCTGCTGATTATTTATTTGGAACTGGAGCTACCTGGAAAGATTGTATCGGTGAAATGATTATAAAAATTACGAATACAACTGATGATGTTTGGATTAATGCAATTAGAATTGATAATTCTGATTTAGGAAATATTATCAGAGAAAATAATACAATAGTTATACAGAAAAAAAATGTTTATCCAAAAATCGAATCTGAAATTTTCCTAGAGTTAGACAGGGTCCCTGATTGTCTGGTCAGTTTACGGGTAATAAACCCTGAAAGAAGATGGGATTTTAGAGATTATATTATTTCTGAATCTGAATCTAAATTAAAATTTTATTCTACAACACAATTAAGATATTTAAGAAATTTAATTTTTGCTGCCTATGGGCATACTTTTAAATCAGATGATATAAATCAATGGCTTAAAAAATATTGTTCAGATTGGTATATTCCGAAAGGAACTGTTACAGAAAAACAATTTAATGAAAATGAAAAAAAGAATCTTGCATTAATTCAACAAGAGGAAGCAAGAAGAAATAATCCTCCTATCAATTATCTAAATGAATATTTTGATAATGAAAAATATTCAACTATAAGTTCAAAAATGGAAAATATTTATTTATCATATATTGAAAGAGATAATACAAAACTAGTAACAAAAGGTTTAATCTACAATAAGATAGATAATGTAATTCAGCCATTATTTTTCATTGACGGGTATATTATAAAAGATAAAGATTCTAATCAGGTTTCTTATCCTATTGCCACTCAAGAATTCTTTGGATGGAAAATAGAATTAAACAAAACATCTATATCATTTCAAATATTTACAAATCAAGGAAAAAATACTACTGATTCAATTAAATTTCTTTGGAATGATAGAGAAAGAAAGTTTGAGAAATCTAGAATTAACCCGTTGGATTTATAATAATATCGTATAACAAAGGTTCGTAGCCGACACGCGGTCAAGCCGCGTGCGGTACAACCCGTTGTTATGCCCACGGCTCACTAGGGTGGTAGTTTTATAAAGATCAAAAATTTGATATAATTGTTCCAAAATTTTAGGAGCATTAGAATGGGTTTTACACATATAGACTGTTTTAGTGGACCAGGGGGTATTTGCACAGGGCTTCACGCCGCAGGATTTGAAACTAAGGTTGCTATTGAGTTTATTAAAAGTTGCGTTGATACCTATTCGAAAAATCATCCGGAAGTCCATGTAATACATTCTGATATAAGAAATGTCTCAAAAGAACAAATCTTACCTTTTATTCCTAAAGGTGGTATCGATTTAGTAACTTCTGGAATGCCTTGTGAAACTTTTTCAACTGCTGGAAATACATCCCGCTCGTTCTATGATGACAGACAGTTTCTTTTTAGAGAAGGAATTCGAATCGCAGAAATAGTAAATGCAAAACTTATACTTTTTGAAAATGTTCCGGCAATTACAACAAAAACAGTTTCAAAAGATTCAAATGAATTAATTGTTTCTGTTCTAAAAGAAGAATTAAAAGAAGCTGGTTATGGTAATCTCAAAGAATTTGTTCTTTGTGCTACAGATTTTGGAGTTCCTCAGACACGCAAAAGATTTTTTATTCTTGCTTCAAAAAATCCAACAACTGAATTATCTGCACCAACACCAACTTGTAAAAAAACTGTTACCGTGCAAGATGCCTTCGCAGGATTAAAAAATGTAATTCCAAATTCTAATCAAGAAGAAACAGAATATAGCAATTCTTCATCAATGTTTGAAAAACTAATGAGAGATGATGATTTTTGGAGAAGAACAAATCCGCAGCCTGACAAAGTAACTTATCAAATGCCAATGAAACATAGAGCATGTACTTTAAAAAGGTTTGAATTGCTAAATCCGGGTGACAGTTTAAAAGATTTATTCGATAGGTACGAAGGCGCTGAAAGAGAGGAACTTCAAAAACAACGGATTTTACCTAAGAAAATGTTCATAAAACGTAATTATAGATTAGTATCTAGTGAACCTTCTCCTACTGTTACAAGTCACTGTTTAGATGAATTTGTACATCCTAAATATAATCGTGCTTTAACAGTTCGCGAATGTGCAAGATTGCAATCATTTCCTGATTCCTATGATTTTTGCGGAGGTCCATATATTACACCTCATTTACACAATAACATTCAGGACAAATACGAACAGATTGGCGATGCTGTTCCACCACTCTTGGCTTACGCATGGGGTATCAAAATAAACGAAATATTGGAGAATTATAAATAATGGAAGATTTAAAAAATTTTTGTGATAATATTTATGAAACTACTTATACTTGTACAGTGGATGAACAAAAACAAGAACTTATAACAAAGAGTCATGGAAAATCTCTTTCTCAAACGAAACTTGATGAAATAGAAGTTGCCGCACAAAAAGAAGCCATAAAACAGTCTGTTTTAAAAGGCATGCGTGAATTTCCAACAGTTGAAGTTGAAGAGATTTGGAAAACAATTTATGAAATACATGTTCATAGAAAAAGTGGCATTGACAATGCCGA contains the following coding sequences:
- a CDS encoding YARHG domain-containing protein; amino-acid sequence: MEKEEINFTLYKDHYDINVKFYFMNYGPTETIEVGFPQWKHRQPTEDDFFYFKNKVNNVTTNFTVKELEKPEPLNKSMVITKWYIRSVTFESNEITTTEVEYSAPYGVYGSSKSADYLFGTGATWKDCIGEMIIKITNTTDDVWINAIRIDNSDLGNIIRENNTIVIQKKNVYPKIESEIFLELDRVPDCLVSLRVINPERRWDFRDYIISESESKLKFYSTTQLRYLRNLIFAAYGHTFKSDDINQWLKKYCSDWYIPKGTVTEKQFNENEKKNLALIQQEEARRNNPPINYLNEYFDNEKYSTISSKMENIYLSYIERDNTKLVTKGLIYNKIDNVIQPLFFIDGYIIKDKDSNQVSYPIATQEFFGWKIELNKTSISFQIFTNQGKNTTDSIKFLWNDRERKFEKSRINPLDL
- a CDS encoding DNA cytosine methyltransferase, with the translated sequence MGFTHIDCFSGPGGICTGLHAAGFETKVAIEFIKSCVDTYSKNHPEVHVIHSDIRNVSKEQILPFIPKGGIDLVTSGMPCETFSTAGNTSRSFYDDRQFLFREGIRIAEIVNAKLILFENVPAITTKTVSKDSNELIVSVLKEELKEAGYGNLKEFVLCATDFGVPQTRKRFFILASKNPTTELSAPTPTCKKTVTVQDAFAGLKNVIPNSNQEETEYSNSSSMFEKLMRDDDFWRRTNPQPDKVTYQMPMKHRACTLKRFELLNPGDSLKDLFDRYEGAEREELQKQRILPKKMFIKRNYRLVSSEPSPTVTSHCLDEFVHPKYNRALTVRECARLQSFPDSYDFCGGPYITPHLHNNIQDKYEQIGDAVPPLLAYAWGIKINEILENYK